The proteins below are encoded in one region of Streptomyces marianii:
- the hisN gene encoding histidinol-phosphatase, producing MADYHDDLRLAHVLADAADAATMDRFRALDLKVETKPDMTPVSEADKAAEELIRYQLQRARPRDAILGEEFGIEGTGPRRWVIDPIDGTKNYVRGVPVWATLISLMEAGEGGYQPVVGVVSAPALGRRWWAAKGAGAYTGRSLSSASRLHVSKVAQLSDASFAYSSLGGWEERGRLDGFLDLTRAVWRTRGYGDFWPYMMVAEGSVDICAEPELSLWDMAATAVVVQEAGGTFTGLDGVHGPHSGNAAASNGLLHGELLEYLNRG from the coding sequence ATGGCCGACTACCACGATGATCTGCGTCTCGCCCATGTCCTCGCGGACGCCGCCGACGCGGCGACCATGGACCGGTTCAGGGCACTCGACCTCAAGGTCGAGACCAAGCCGGACATGACTCCGGTGAGCGAGGCCGACAAGGCGGCCGAGGAGCTGATCCGCTACCAGCTCCAGCGCGCCAGGCCGCGCGACGCGATCCTCGGCGAGGAGTTCGGCATCGAGGGCACCGGCCCCCGGCGCTGGGTCATCGACCCGATCGACGGCACGAAGAACTACGTCCGCGGAGTTCCCGTGTGGGCGACGCTGATCTCCCTGATGGAGGCCGGCGAAGGCGGCTACCAGCCGGTCGTGGGCGTGGTCTCGGCCCCCGCGCTGGGGCGCCGCTGGTGGGCGGCGAAGGGCGCGGGCGCTTACACCGGGCGGAGCCTGTCCTCCGCGTCACGGCTGCACGTCTCGAAGGTCGCACAGCTGTCCGACGCCTCGTTCGCCTACTCGTCGCTCGGCGGCTGGGAGGAGCGAGGGCGGCTCGACGGCTTCCTGGACCTGACCCGGGCGGTCTGGCGGACCCGCGGGTACGGCGATTTCTGGCCTTACATGATGGTCGCCGAGGGTTCGGTGGACATCTGCGCGGAGCCGGAGCTCTCCCTCTGGGACATGGCGGCGACGGCGGTCGTCGTACAGGAGGCGGGCGGCACGTTCACCGGCCTCGACGGGGTCCACGGGCCTCACAGCGGAAACGCGGCCGCCTCCAACGGCCTGCTGCACGGGGAGCTCCTGGAGTACCTCAACCGGGGCTGA
- a CDS encoding CBS domain-containing protein produces the protein MLVRDAMSTVVLTIGPAHTLRQAARLMAARRVGAAVVLDPDTSGLGILTERDILISLGAGQDPDHESAAAHTTTDVVFAAPSWTLDEAADAMTHGGFRHLIVLDAAGPVGIVSVRDIIRCWAPARHRAQATTLAG, from the coding sequence ATGCTCGTCCGTGACGCCATGAGCACAGTGGTCCTCACCATCGGCCCCGCACACACCCTCAGGCAGGCCGCTCGACTGATGGCCGCACGACGCGTCGGGGCGGCCGTCGTCCTCGACCCCGACACCAGCGGCCTCGGCATCCTCACCGAACGCGACATCCTCATCTCGCTCGGCGCGGGCCAGGACCCCGACCACGAATCCGCCGCCGCCCACACCACCACCGACGTCGTCTTCGCCGCCCCCTCGTGGACCCTCGACGAGGCCGCGGACGCCATGACCCACGGCGGCTTCCGCCATCTCATCGTGCTCGACGCCGCAGGACCCGTCGGCATCGTCTCCGTACGCGACATCATCCGCTGCTGGGCACCGGCCCGGCACCGGGCCCAGGCTACGACCCTCGCCGGCTGA
- a CDS encoding catalase, whose amino-acid sequence MTQFSQEAHVTQGPLTTEAGAPVADNQNSETAGPGGPVLVQDQLLLEKLAHFNRERIPERVVHARGAGAYGTFTVTADVTRYTRAKFLSEVGRQTGTFLRFSTVAGNLGAADAVRDPRGFALKFYTEEGNYDLVGNNTPVFFIKDAVKFPDFIHTQKRDPYTGSQEADNVWDFWGLSPESTHQVTWLFGDRGIPASYRHMNGYGSHTYQWSNEAGEVFWVKYHFKTDQGIRNLTQAEANRLAGEDPDNHQRDLREAIERGDFPSWTVQVQIMPAADAAAYRFNPFDLTKVWPHDDYPPLEIGRLELNRNPENVFAEVEQSVFSPAHFVPGIGPSPDRMLQGRLFAYGDAHRYRVGINADHLPVNRPRATEARTNSRDGFLYDGRHKGAKNYEPNSFGGPFQTDRPLWEPVPVSGRTGNHEAPSHSEDDDFVQAGNLYRLMSEDEKGRLVENLAGFIAKVSRDDIAERAIGNFRQADGDFGKRLEAAVQALRG is encoded by the coding sequence ATGACGCAGTTTTCGCAGGAGGCGCACGTGACGCAGGGACCGCTCACCACGGAGGCCGGCGCGCCGGTCGCCGACAACCAGAACAGCGAGACCGCGGGCCCCGGCGGACCGGTCCTGGTGCAGGACCAGCTGCTGCTCGAGAAGCTCGCGCACTTCAACCGTGAGCGCATCCCCGAGCGGGTGGTCCACGCCCGCGGCGCCGGTGCCTACGGCACGTTCACGGTGACCGCGGACGTCACCCGCTACACCCGGGCGAAGTTCCTCTCCGAGGTCGGCAGGCAGACCGGGACGTTCCTGCGCTTCTCCACCGTGGCGGGCAACCTCGGCGCCGCCGACGCCGTGCGGGACCCCCGCGGTTTCGCGTTGAAGTTCTACACCGAGGAGGGCAACTACGACCTCGTCGGCAACAACACCCCGGTGTTCTTCATCAAGGACGCCGTCAAGTTCCCGGACTTCATCCACACGCAGAAGCGCGATCCGTACACGGGTAGTCAGGAGGCGGACAACGTCTGGGACTTCTGGGGCCTGTCGCCCGAGTCGACCCACCAGGTGACCTGGCTGTTCGGTGACCGCGGGATCCCTGCCTCGTACCGGCACATGAACGGCTACGGCTCGCACACCTACCAGTGGAGCAACGAGGCCGGCGAGGTCTTCTGGGTCAAGTACCACTTCAAGACGGACCAGGGCATCAGGAACCTCACCCAGGCCGAGGCCAACAGGCTCGCGGGCGAGGACCCTGACAACCACCAGCGCGACCTGCGCGAGGCCATCGAGCGCGGTGACTTCCCGTCGTGGACGGTGCAGGTCCAGATCATGCCCGCGGCCGACGCGGCGGCCTACCGGTTCAACCCGTTCGACCTCACCAAGGTGTGGCCGCACGACGACTACCCGCCGCTCGAGATCGGCAGGCTGGAACTCAACCGCAACCCGGAGAACGTCTTCGCCGAGGTCGAGCAGTCCGTCTTCTCGCCGGCGCACTTCGTGCCGGGTATCGGCCCGTCCCCGGACCGGATGCTGCAGGGCCGGCTCTTCGCGTACGGCGACGCCCACCGCTACCGCGTCGGCATCAACGCCGACCACCTGCCGGTGAACCGCCCGCGCGCCACCGAGGCGCGCACGAACTCCCGTGACGGCTTCCTCTACGACGGCCGCCACAAGGGCGCCAAGAACTACGAGCCGAACAGCTTCGGCGGTCCCTTCCAGACGGACCGGCCGCTCTGGGAGCCGGTCCCGGTCTCGGGCCGCACCGGCAACCACGAGGCCCCGTCCCACTCCGAGGACGACGACTTCGTCCAGGCCGGCAACCTCTACCGGCTGATGTCCGAGGACGAGAAGGGCCGTCTGGTCGAGAACCTGGCGGGCTTCATCGCCAAGGTCTCCCGGGACGACATCGCCGAGCGGGCGATCGGCAACTTCCGTCAGGCCGACGGAGACTTCGGCAAGCGGCTGGAGGCCGCGGTCCAGGCCCTGCGCGGCTGA
- a CDS encoding Fur family transcriptional regulator: MSDLLERLRGRGWRMTAQRRVVAEVLDGEHVHLTADEVHARAVERLPEISRATVYNTLGELVSLGEVLEVATDHRAKRYDPNAHRPHQHLVCARCGAIRDVHPGGNPLSDLPDSQRFGFTISDVEVTYRGICPNCASA, translated from the coding sequence ATGAGCGACCTCTTGGAACGACTGCGCGGACGCGGCTGGCGTATGACCGCGCAGCGGCGCGTCGTGGCCGAGGTCCTCGACGGCGAGCACGTCCATCTGACCGCCGACGAGGTGCACGCACGTGCCGTCGAGCGGCTGCCGGAGATCTCCCGGGCCACGGTGTACAACACACTGGGTGAGCTCGTCTCACTGGGCGAGGTCCTGGAAGTGGCCACGGACCACCGCGCCAAGCGGTACGACCCGAACGCCCACCGTCCGCACCAGCACCTGGTCTGCGCGCGTTGCGGTGCGATCCGCGACGTTCACCCCGGCGGCAATCCGCTCTCGGACCTGCCCGACTCGCAGCGGTTCGGCTTCACGATCTCGGACGTCGAGGTCACGTACCGGGGCATCTGCCCGAACTGCGCGAGCGCCTAG